In Hyphomicrobiales bacterium, the following are encoded in one genomic region:
- a CDS encoding EamA family transporter produces the protein MTGFEWSLLIGLSLLWGGSFFFVGVAVSGLPPFSIVFLRVAIAALILHVVVRAFGPGMPKGGAVWLAFFGMGFLNNAIPFSLLVWGQTQIASGLASILNATTPLFGVVVAHFLTDDEPMRANRVAGVVIGFAGVAVMLAPELTGEMAGEVSGALLAQLACLGAALSYAFASVFGRRFKRMGVSPIATATGQVTASSILLLPLALLVDRPWELGMPSMSVWLSVLALASVSTALAYIAYFLLLETAGAVNLLLVTLLVPVGAILLGWLLLAERLSPEHGIGMALIALGLAAIDGRPTRWLKGRLFRSEKAG, from the coding sequence ATGACCGGCTTCGAGTGGTCGCTGCTGATCGGCCTGTCGCTTTTGTGGGGCGGGTCGTTCTTTTTCGTCGGCGTCGCGGTGTCGGGCCTGCCGCCGTTTTCCATCGTCTTTCTGCGCGTCGCGATCGCCGCGCTCATCCTGCATGTGGTGGTGCGCGCCTTCGGGCCGGGCATGCCGAAGGGCGGCGCGGTGTGGCTCGCCTTTTTCGGCATGGGCTTCCTCAACAACGCGATCCCGTTCTCGCTCCTGGTGTGGGGCCAGACGCAGATCGCCAGCGGGCTCGCCTCGATCCTCAATGCCACGACGCCGCTCTTTGGCGTGGTCGTCGCGCATTTTCTCACCGACGACGAGCCGATGCGGGCAAACCGGGTCGCCGGCGTTGTCATCGGCTTTGCCGGCGTCGCGGTGATGCTTGCGCCGGAACTGACAGGGGAAATGGCAGGCGAAGTGAGTGGCGCCCTGCTTGCCCAGCTCGCCTGCCTCGGCGCGGCGCTGTCCTATGCCTTCGCCAGCGTTTTCGGGCGGCGCTTCAAGCGCATGGGCGTCTCGCCGATTGCCACCGCAACCGGCCAGGTCACCGCCTCGTCGATCCTGCTCCTGCCGCTGGCGCTGTTGGTTGACCGGCCGTGGGAGCTGGGGATGCCGTCGATGTCCGTCTGGCTGTCTGTGCTGGCGCTTGCGTCGGTCTCGACGGCGCTCGCCTATATTGCCTATTTCCTGCTCTTGGAGACGGCGGGCGCTGTCAACCTGTTGCTGGTGACGCTGCTCGTTCCCGTCGGCGCGATCCTGCTCGGCTGGCTGCTCCTTGCCGAGCGCCTTTCGCCAGAGCACGGCATCGGCATGGCGCTGATCGCGCTCGGCCTTGCGGCGATCGACGGACGGCCGACGCGCTGGCTGAAAGGCCGGCTCTTTCGCAGCGAAAAAGCCGGCTAA
- a CDS encoding tRNA (guanosine(46)-N7)-methyltransferase TrmB, with translation MIEKQRAPTLYGRNKGHKLKARQQGLMDTLLPQLAVDPTAPAPARVADLFPVPVDEIWLEAGFGGGEHMIHQAETHDDVGIIGCEPFINGMAKAVSAIDLTGLENIRLYNGDATDVLDWLPEASLSRMYLLYPDPWPKRRHWKRRFISAEMLDRVARALKPGAEFRVASDIPHYIAWTLAHLRDHPAFEWTARKADDWREPYDGWPGTRYEAKAIREGRTPTYLTFKRV, from the coding sequence ATGATCGAAAAGCAGCGCGCGCCGACGCTTTACGGCCGCAACAAGGGCCACAAGCTGAAAGCCCGGCAGCAGGGTCTGATGGACACGCTGCTGCCGCAGCTTGCCGTCGACCCGACGGCGCCGGCACCCGCGCGCGTCGCCGACCTGTTTCCCGTCCCCGTCGACGAAATCTGGCTTGAGGCCGGCTTCGGCGGCGGCGAGCACATGATCCATCAGGCCGAGACGCACGACGATGTCGGCATCATCGGCTGCGAACCGTTCATCAACGGCATGGCGAAGGCGGTTTCCGCCATCGACCTGACGGGCCTCGAAAATATCCGCCTCTACAATGGCGACGCCACCGACGTGCTCGACTGGCTGCCCGAGGCCTCGCTTTCGCGGATGTATCTGCTCTATCCCGATCCCTGGCCGAAGCGGCGCCACTGGAAGCGGCGCTTCATCTCCGCCGAAATGCTCGACCGCGTCGCCCGCGCGCTGAAACCGGGCGCCGAGTTCCGCGTCGCCAGCGACATCCCGCATTACATCGCCTGGACGCTCGCCCATCTGCGCGACCATCCGGCCTTCGAATGGACGGCACGAAAGGCCGACGACTGGCGCGAGCCCTATGACGGCTGGCCCGGCACCCGCTATGAGGCAAAGGCGATCCGCGAAGGCCGCACGCCGACCTATCTCACGTTCAAGCGCGTCTAG
- a CDS encoding methionine adenosyltransferase, whose translation MSRNTYLFTSESVSEGHPDKVCDRISDAILDTFLAADAGSRVAVETLVTTNQVVLAGEVRGPAEIDGAAMEEVARRVIRDIGYEQDGFHWKNANVTSFVHGQSSDIAQGVDASGNKDEGAGDQGIMFGYACRETPALMPAPIYYSHKILERLAEVRHNGTEPKLGPDAKSQVSVRYVNGQPVGATSIVLSTQHLDPDLTSDDVRAIVEPYIRETLPEGWISDATEWWVNPTGKFVIGGPDGDAGLTGRKIIVDTYGGAAPHGGGAFSGKDPTKVDRSAAYAARYLAKNVVAAGLAERCTIQLAYAIGVSKPLSLYVDGHGTSNVDEGKLEEVLMKVMDLSPRGIREHLSLSRPIYERTAAYGHFGRDPDADGGFSWERTDLVDALKGAF comes from the coding sequence ATGTCACGAAACACTTACCTCTTCACCAGCGAATCCGTCTCCGAGGGGCATCCCGACAAGGTCTGCGATCGGATTTCCGATGCGATCCTCGACACCTTCCTTGCTGCAGACGCCGGATCGCGCGTCGCTGTGGAGACGTTGGTGACGACCAATCAGGTCGTGCTCGCCGGTGAAGTGCGCGGCCCCGCCGAAATCGACGGTGCTGCGATGGAAGAGGTCGCCCGCCGGGTAATCCGCGACATCGGCTACGAGCAGGACGGCTTCCACTGGAAGAACGCCAACGTCACCTCGTTCGTGCACGGTCAGTCATCCGACATTGCCCAGGGCGTCGATGCCAGCGGCAACAAGGACGAGGGCGCTGGCGACCAGGGCATCATGTTCGGCTATGCCTGCCGCGAAACCCCGGCGCTGATGCCTGCCCCGATCTACTATTCGCACAAGATTCTCGAGCGCCTCGCCGAGGTCCGCCACAACGGCACCGAGCCGAAGCTCGGCCCCGACGCCAAGAGCCAGGTCTCGGTGCGCTACGTAAACGGCCAGCCGGTCGGCGCCACCTCGATCGTGCTGTCGACCCAGCACCTCGACCCGGATCTCACCTCCGACGACGTGCGGGCGATCGTCGAGCCCTATATCCGCGAGACCCTGCCCGAAGGCTGGATTTCGGACGCCACCGAATGGTGGGTCAATCCGACCGGCAAGTTCGTCATCGGCGGTCCCGACGGCGATGCCGGCCTGACCGGCCGCAAGATCATCGTCGACACCTATGGCGGCGCAGCCCCGCACGGCGGCGGTGCCTTCTCCGGCAAGGACCCGACCAAGGTTGACCGCTCGGCCGCCTATGCCGCGCGCTACCTGGCCAAGAACGTGGTCGCCGCCGGTCTCGCCGAGCGCTGCACCATCCAGCTCGCCTATGCGATCGGCGTGTCGAAGCCGCTGTCGCTCTATGTCGACGGGCACGGCACCTCGAATGTCGACGAGGGCAAGCTCGAGGAAGTGCTGATGAAGGTCATGGACCTGAGCCCGCGCGGTATCCGCGAGCACCTCTCGCTCAGCCGGCCGATCTACGAGCGCACTGCCGCATATGGCCATTTCGGCCGCGACCCGGATGCCGACGGCGGCTTTTCCTGGGAGCGCACCGACCTGGTCGACGCTCTCAAGGGCGCGTTCTAA
- a CDS encoding transcriptional regulator codes for MPSKKSPNPIDIHVGSRVRLRRMMLGMSQEKLGEHLGITFQQIQKYEKGTNRVGASRLQHIATVLKVPISFFFEDAPGTPDEAAKGFAEGKPAGYVVDFLSSSEGLSLNKAFVQIKDAKVRKRIVELVKALADDSE; via the coding sequence ATGCCCAGTAAGAAATCACCGAATCCAATCGACATTCATGTCGGCAGTCGCGTCCGCTTGCGACGCATGATGCTTGGAATGAGTCAGGAGAAGCTCGGCGAGCATCTCGGCATCACGTTCCAGCAGATTCAGAAATACGAGAAGGGCACCAACCGCGTCGGCGCCAGCCGTCTGCAGCACATCGCTACGGTTCTCAAGGTGCCGATCTCCTTCTTCTTCGAAGATGCGCCGGGAACGCCGGACGAAGCCGCCAAGGGCTTCGCCGAAGGCAAGCCGGCCGGTTATGTGGTCGATTTCCTGTCGAGCTCGGAAGGCCTCTCGCTCAACAAGGCCTTTGTCCAGATCAAGGACGCCAAGGTGCGCAAGCGCATCGTCGAGCTGGTCAAGGCACTGGCCGACGACAGCGAATAG
- a CDS encoding apolipoprotein N-acyltransferase, with the protein MLTAVADRIVLLWGWRRFATAFFAGAVSALAQAPFHAFPLLWLTFPLLVWLIDGATVANASGRLRRVRPGFAIGWWFGFGYFLAGLWWIGGAFLVEAEDFGWMLPFAIVLLPAGLALFYGLATGFARLFWSDDASRILVLAAAFGAAEWLRGHILTGFPWNGLGYAFAANTLQMQAASLIGVEGLAVIAVLVFAAPAMLVGGNRQRLARILLAAVVLLYAGLLLYGGIRLATIEPGVNDTVRLRIVQPSIPQKEKWRPENRERILQTYLELSDRATSPDRLGVVSVTHIIWPEAALPFLLRETPQALAAIAALLPPGTTLVTGATRADPALPGEKRRRYYNSIYVVGHDGTILDAYDKVHLVPFGEYLPFQQTLESIGLQQLTRRRGGFEAGTERSALKIPGAPPADPLICYEIIFPSEVALGDGDPQWMLNVTNDAWYGNTPGPYQHLHQARVRAVEQGVPVVRAANTGISAIIDPLGRVKARLALEISGVIDSELPRAIPATPYKNYGNLPLMVIILGLFLAAITIRVNNKKAFVNHHN; encoded by the coding sequence ATGCTGACTGCCGTCGCTGATCGCATTGTTCTTTTGTGGGGCTGGCGCCGCTTCGCCACCGCGTTTTTCGCCGGTGCCGTCTCGGCTCTGGCGCAGGCGCCGTTCCATGCCTTCCCGCTGCTCTGGCTGACCTTTCCCCTCCTCGTCTGGCTGATCGACGGGGCGACCGTCGCCAACGCCAGCGGACGGCTGCGCCGTGTGCGGCCCGGCTTCGCGATCGGCTGGTGGTTCGGCTTCGGCTATTTCCTTGCCGGTCTGTGGTGGATCGGCGGCGCCTTCCTCGTCGAAGCCGAGGATTTCGGCTGGATGCTGCCCTTCGCGATCGTTCTGCTGCCGGCCGGCCTGGCGTTGTTCTACGGGCTGGCGACGGGCTTCGCGCGGCTGTTCTGGTCGGATGACGCGAGCCGGATCCTGGTGCTTGCCGCCGCGTTCGGTGCTGCCGAATGGCTGCGCGGACACATCCTCACAGGCTTTCCCTGGAACGGGCTCGGCTATGCCTTTGCCGCCAACACCCTGCAAATGCAGGCGGCGAGCCTGATCGGCGTCGAGGGGCTCGCCGTAATTGCCGTGCTGGTTTTCGCCGCCCCCGCCATGCTGGTCGGCGGGAACCGTCAGCGCCTCGCCCGCATCCTGCTTGCCGCTGTCGTCCTGCTGTATGCGGGCCTGTTGCTCTATGGCGGCATTCGCCTTGCGACCATCGAGCCCGGCGTCAATGACACGGTCCGCCTGCGCATCGTTCAGCCGTCGATTCCGCAAAAGGAGAAATGGCGCCCCGAGAACCGCGAGCGCATTCTCCAGACCTATCTGGAACTGTCCGACCGTGCGACCTCGCCCGATCGGCTCGGCGTCGTCAGCGTCACCCACATCATCTGGCCGGAAGCCGCCTTGCCGTTCCTGCTGCGCGAGACGCCGCAGGCGCTTGCCGCCATCGCCGCGCTTTTGCCGCCGGGTACGACGCTGGTCACCGGCGCCACCCGCGCCGACCCCGCGCTGCCCGGCGAGAAACGCCGCCGCTACTACAACAGCATCTATGTGGTCGGGCACGACGGCACCATCCTCGACGCCTACGACAAGGTCCACCTTGTGCCCTTCGGCGAGTATCTGCCGTTCCAGCAGACCCTGGAGTCGATCGGGTTGCAGCAGCTCACCCGCAGGCGCGGCGGCTTTGAGGCGGGTACCGAACGCAGCGCCTTGAAGATCCCCGGCGCGCCGCCCGCCGACCCGTTGATCTGCTACGAGATAATTTTCCCATCTGAAGTCGCGCTCGGTGATGGCGACCCGCAATGGATGCTGAATGTGACCAACGATGCCTGGTACGGCAACACGCCCGGGCCCTACCAGCACTTGCATCAGGCGCGCGTGCGCGCCGTCGAGCAGGGGGTCCCCGTCGTGCGTGCCGCCAATACCGGCATTTCTGCTATTATCGATCCGCTTGGACGGGTGAAAGCGCGATTGGCGCTTGAAATATCGGGCGTAATTGATTCGGAACTGCCGCGTGCGATCCCCGCGACGCCATACAAAAACTATGGCAACCTTCCGTTAATGGTTATCATCCTGGGATTGTTCTTGGCGGCAATCACAATTCGCGTTAACAACAAAAAAGCTTTTGTCAACCATCATAATTGA
- a CDS encoding transcriptional repressor → MAYYGAPTDMHPLKSSTDEVGATTLLRAAGLRPTRQRIALTLLLYGNGNRHLSAEQLHADAVAADIPVSLATVYNTLNQFTQAGLLRELAVDNSRAFYDTNTTEHHHFFVEGENEVLDVPDDCMHIEALPEPPEGMEITSVEVVVRLRRKR, encoded by the coding sequence ATGGCATATTACGGCGCGCCGACGGACATGCATCCGCTGAAATCATCGACCGACGAAGTCGGTGCGACGACGCTTTTGCGCGCCGCCGGTCTGCGCCCGACGCGTCAGAGGATCGCGCTGACGCTGCTGCTCTACGGCAATGGCAACCGCCATCTGTCGGCCGAACAACTTCATGCCGATGCGGTTGCCGCCGACATTCCGGTGTCGCTCGCCACCGTCTACAATACTCTTAACCAGTTCACCCAGGCCGGGCTGCTGCGCGAGCTTGCCGTCGACAACAGCCGGGCCTTTTACGACACCAACACCACCGAGCATCACCATTTCTTCGTCGAAGGCGAGAACGAGGTGCTCGACGTGCCGGACGACTGCATGCACATCGAGGCGCTGCCTGAGCCGCCCGAAGGCATGGAAATCACCAGTGTCGAAGTGGTCGTGCGCCTGCGCCGCAAGCGCTGA
- a CDS encoding beta-hydroxydecanoyl-ACP dehydratase encodes MQERRSSYGYEELLACGRGELFGPGNAQLPLPPMLMFDRITAISEEGGEYGKGHIRAELDIKPDLWFFPCHFQGDPVMPGCLGLDAMWQMLGFFLGWSGSPGRGRALSSGEVKFSGMVVPSVKKVEYGVDLKRVMRSKLVLGIGDGWLKADGETIFKAKDLRVGLFTT; translated from the coding sequence ATGCAAGAACGCCGCTCGAGCTATGGCTACGAGGAACTGCTCGCCTGCGGACGGGGAGAATTATTTGGTCCCGGCAATGCGCAGCTGCCGCTGCCGCCGATGCTGATGTTCGACCGGATCACCGCGATCTCGGAAGAAGGCGGCGAGTACGGCAAGGGCCATATCCGCGCCGAACTGGATATCAAGCCGGATCTCTGGTTCTTCCCCTGCCACTTCCAGGGCGATCCGGTGATGCCGGGCTGTCTCGGCCTTGACGCCATGTGGCAGATGCTCGGCTTCTTCCTTGGCTGGTCCGGCTCGCCGGGCCGCGGCCGCGCGCTGTCGTCGGGCGAAGTGAAGTTCTCCGGCATGGTGGTGCCGAGCGTGAAGAAGGTCGAATACGGCGTCGACCTGAAGCGCGTCATGCGCTCCAAGCTGGTGCTCGGCATCGGCGACGGGTGGCTAAAGGCGGACGGCGAGACCATATTCAAGGCCAAGGACCTCAGGGTCGGTCTTTTCACCACCTGA
- a CDS encoding beta-ketoacyl-[acyl-carrier-protein] synthase I, whose amino-acid sequence MRRVVVTGMGIVSPIGNNAQEVMASLREGRSGIVKADDYAELGFRCQVHGAPDLDPFEVLDRRTTRFMGAGAAWNYIAMQEAIADAGLEDSDVSNERTGLIMGSGGPSTKAIVAAADITREKGPKRIGPTAVPKAMSSTNSATLATPFKIHGVNYSISAACATTNICIGNAAELIQWGKQDIMLAGGGEELDWTLSNLFDAMGAMSSNFNDTPSTASRPYAKNRDGFVIAGGAGVLVLEELEHAKARGAKIYGEIVGYGATSDGYDMVQPSGEGAERCMKLALSTVKDKIDYINPHATSTPIGDSREVQAIRAVFGDSIPPISATKALSGHSLGAAGVHEAVYSLLMMQGDFIAASAHIDEIDEEFADLPIVRERIDNAGLNCVLSNGFGFGGTNATVVFKRYGA is encoded by the coding sequence ATGAGACGTGTGGTCGTGACAGGAATGGGCATTGTCTCGCCGATCGGCAACAACGCCCAGGAAGTGATGGCTTCGCTGCGCGAGGGCCGTTCCGGCATCGTCAAGGCGGACGACTACGCCGAGCTCGGCTTCCGCTGCCAGGTGCATGGCGCGCCCGACCTCGATCCGTTCGAGGTTCTCGACCGGCGCACCACCCGCTTCATGGGTGCCGGTGCTGCCTGGAACTACATCGCCATGCAGGAGGCGATCGCCGATGCGGGCCTCGAGGACAGCGACGTCAGCAACGAGCGCACCGGCCTGATCATGGGCTCGGGCGGCCCGTCGACGAAGGCGATCGTGGCCGCTGCCGACATCACCCGTGAAAAGGGCCCAAAGCGGATCGGCCCGACCGCGGTACCGAAAGCCATGTCGTCGACCAATTCGGCCACGCTGGCGACCCCGTTCAAGATTCACGGCGTCAACTATTCGATCTCGGCCGCCTGCGCGACCACCAATATCTGCATCGGCAACGCGGCCGAGCTGATCCAGTGGGGCAAGCAGGACATCATGCTCGCCGGCGGCGGCGAGGAACTCGACTGGACGCTGTCGAACCTGTTCGACGCCATGGGCGCCATGTCGTCCAACTTCAACGACACCCCGTCGACCGCCTCGCGGCCCTACGCCAAGAACCGCGACGGTTTCGTCATCGCCGGCGGTGCCGGCGTGCTGGTGCTCGAGGAGCTGGAACACGCCAAGGCGCGCGGCGCCAAGATCTACGGCGAGATTGTCGGCTATGGCGCGACCTCGGACGGCTACGACATGGTGCAGCCATCGGGCGAGGGTGCGGAACGCTGCATGAAGCTCGCGCTGTCGACGGTCAAAGACAAGATCGACTACATCAACCCGCACGCCACCTCGACGCCGATCGGCGACAGCCGTGAGGTTCAGGCGATCCGCGCCGTGTTCGGCGACAGCATTCCGCCGATCTCGGCGACCAAGGCGCTGTCGGGCCATTCGCTGGGCGCGGCCGGCGTGCACGAAGCCGTCTATTCGCTGTTGATGATGCAGGGCGACTTCATTGCCGCCTCTGCCCATATCGACGAGATCGACGAGGAATTCGCCGATCTGCCGATCGTGCGCGAACGGATCGACAATGCGGGCCTCAACTGCGTCCTGTCGAACGGCTTCGGCTTCGGTGGCACCAATGCCACCGTCGTGTTCAAGCGATACGGCGCGTGA
- a CDS encoding enoyl-[acyl-carrier-protein] reductase FabI, whose translation MAELMKGKRGLIMGVANNHSIAWGIAKKLADEGAELAFTYQGEAFGKRVKPLAESVGSNHLIPCEVEDIASIDTVFETLKKDWGKIDFLVHAIAFSDKNELKGRFADTTRENFSRTMLISCFSFVEVAKRAAALMTDGGSMVTLTYGGSTRVMPNYNVMGVAKAALESSVRYLAMDYGLDNIRVNAISAGPVRTLAGAGITDARLMFSYQNTNSPLGRTVTIDEIGGTGLYLLSDLSSGVTGEVHFVDSGYNIVSMPRLDELKAADRRHAEEEQGRSDAAQ comes from the coding sequence ATGGCTGAGCTGATGAAGGGGAAGCGTGGCCTCATCATGGGGGTCGCCAACAATCACTCGATCGCCTGGGGCATCGCCAAGAAGCTCGCCGACGAGGGTGCGGAGCTTGCCTTCACCTATCAGGGCGAAGCCTTCGGCAAGCGCGTCAAGCCGCTGGCGGAGTCGGTCGGGTCGAACCACCTGATCCCGTGCGAAGTCGAAGACATCGCCTCGATCGACACCGTCTTCGAGACGCTGAAGAAGGACTGGGGGAAGATCGACTTCCTCGTTCATGCCATCGCCTTTTCCGACAAGAACGAGCTGAAGGGCCGCTTCGCCGATACGACGCGGGAAAATTTCTCGCGCACCATGCTGATCTCGTGCTTCTCCTTCGTCGAGGTGGCCAAGCGTGCCGCCGCGCTGATGACCGACGGCGGCTCGATGGTGACGCTGACCTATGGCGGCTCGACCCGGGTGATGCCGAACTACAACGTGATGGGCGTCGCCAAGGCCGCGCTTGAATCCTCGGTGCGCTATCTCGCCATGGATTACGGCCTCGACAATATTCGCGTGAACGCGATTTCGGCGGGCCCGGTACGTACGCTGGCGGGTGCCGGCATCACCGATGCGCGGCTGATGTTCTCCTACCAGAACACCAATTCGCCGCTGGGGCGCACCGTTACCATCGACGAGATCGGCGGCACCGGCCTCTATCTGCTGTCGGACCTGTCGTCGGGCGTCACCGGCGAGGTGCATTTCGTCGATTCCGGCTACAACATCGTCTCGATGCCGCGCCTCGACGAGCTGAAGGCCGCCGACCGGCGCCATGCCGAGGAAGAACAGGGCCGCTCCGACGCCGCGCAGTAG
- a CDS encoding adenosine deaminase → MSDLISRLPKAELHLHIEGTFEPDLMFAIAARNGIALPYASVDELRAAYAFSNLQEFLDLYYQGMNVLRSEEDYYDLTSAYLDRIAADNVVHTEIFFDPQGHTARGVPFKVVLDGITAALKDGEERHGISSRLILSFLRHLSEEDGFTTLKDAEPYLDRFVAVGLDSSELGHPPSKFARLFARCREMGLKLVCHAGEEGPPAYVREALFDLGVDRIDHGNRSMEDPELVAEIVARQVPLTNCPLSNLALCVIDDMTKSPVKAQLDAGMLVTVNSDDPAYFGGYINDNFRAVAEAFSLSDAELKTLARNSFSASFLSDADKTRHFAAVEAA, encoded by the coding sequence ATGTCCGACCTCATTTCGCGCCTGCCGAAGGCCGAGCTTCATCTGCATATCGAAGGCACCTTCGAGCCGGATCTGATGTTCGCGATCGCGGCACGCAATGGCATCGCCCTGCCCTATGCAAGCGTCGACGAGCTGCGCGCCGCCTACGCCTTCTCTAATCTGCAGGAGTTCCTCGATCTCTATTATCAGGGCATGAACGTGCTGCGGAGCGAAGAGGACTATTACGACCTGACGAGCGCCTATCTCGACCGTATCGCCGCCGACAATGTGGTTCACACGGAGATCTTCTTCGACCCGCAGGGGCACACGGCGCGCGGCGTTCCGTTCAAGGTGGTGCTCGACGGCATCACCGCGGCGCTGAAGGACGGCGAGGAACGGCACGGGATTTCCAGCCGGCTCATTCTCTCCTTCCTGCGCCATCTGTCCGAAGAGGACGGCTTTACGACCCTGAAGGACGCCGAGCCCTATCTCGACCGCTTCGTCGCGGTCGGTCTCGACAGTTCAGAACTCGGCCATCCGCCGTCGAAATTCGCCCGGCTGTTCGCGCGCTGCCGCGAGATGGGGCTGAAGCTCGTCTGCCATGCCGGCGAGGAGGGTCCGCCGGCCTATGTGCGCGAGGCACTGTTCGACCTCGGCGTCGACCGCATCGACCACGGCAACCGCTCGATGGAGGATCCCGAGCTGGTCGCCGAGATCGTCGCCCGCCAAGTTCCGCTGACCAATTGCCCGCTGTCGAACCTTGCGCTCTGCGTCATCGACGACATGACCAAGAGCCCGGTAAAGGCGCAACTCGACGCCGGCATGCTGGTGACGGTGAATTCCGACGACCCGGCCTATTTCGGTGGCTACATCAACGACAATTTCCGCGCCGTTGCCGAGGCCTTCTCGCTTTCCGACGCCGAGCTGAAGACGCTGGCCCGGAACAGCTTCAGCGCCTCGTTCCTCTCCGACGCCGACAAGACCCGCCACTTCGCGGCGGTCGAGGCGGCTTAG
- a CDS encoding phosphoribosylanthranilate isomerase, translating to MGFLIKICGLSDEASIDTAIGAGADMIGLVIFPPSPRNVSLEVARRLADHARGRTEIVALTVNADDALMDAVVEAIRPDCLQLHGKESPQHTAELGRRYGLPTMKALGISNAEDVARAGLYAGSCTRLLFDAKPPKDATRPGGLGATFDWRLLDALDPAVGFMLSGGLDTNNVADAIAATRAEGVDVSSGVESAPGIKDPDKIREFVAAARAAAVQRSAQ from the coding sequence ATGGGCTTTCTCATCAAAATCTGCGGGCTGAGCGACGAAGCCTCGATCGATACGGCGATCGGGGCCGGCGCCGATATGATCGGCCTCGTCATCTTTCCGCCGAGCCCGCGCAACGTGTCGCTGGAAGTTGCGAGGCGGCTTGCCGATCACGCGCGCGGGCGCACCGAGATCGTCGCGCTCACCGTCAACGCGGACGATGCTCTGATGGACGCGGTCGTTGAGGCGATCCGGCCCGATTGCCTGCAGCTGCACGGCAAGGAAAGCCCGCAACACACCGCGGAGCTCGGCCGCCGCTACGGCCTGCCGACCATGAAGGCACTCGGCATTTCGAACGCCGAAGACGTCGCCCGCGCCGGCCTCTATGCGGGCTCCTGCACGCGCCTGTTGTTCGATGCCAAGCCGCCGAAGGACGCGACGCGGCCGGGCGGGCTCGGTGCCACCTTCGACTGGCGGCTGCTCGACGCGCTTGACCCGGCGGTCGGCTTCATGCTTTCCGGTGGGCTGGATACTAACAATGTCGCCGACGCCATCGCCGCCACGCGGGCCGAAGGGGTCGACGTTTCCTCGGGCGTCGAAAGCGCGCCGGGGATCAAGGATCCGGACAAGATCCGGGAATTCGTTGCCGCGGCGCGCGCTGCCGCGGTGCAAAGGAGTGCACAGTGA